GTTGTGAcggatggtgtgaggggtgtagaggCAGCTAGCGGATGTCCAGCAAGCTGATTTGACTCAATggaacgaggaggaggagggggtacAATTGGGAGGTCATCCAACGTTGATACCACTGAGTTACCAAGCTCGTTGTGAAGAGCTTCATTATTTCCTTGGTTAGTTCCTAAGAGAGCCGCCACTGAGTTTGCCGGTAAGGGATGAATGGCAGGTTGAGCAAGAGTTGGGTCAGAATTATCAGAGTCAAGCAAACATTTCTCAGGAATTTTTGGCAGAGATTCATTCGTTGGCGTCTTCTGTATTACAGTCTGCTTCTCAGTCTTGGACAGGTTAGTGTTGCTGTCACGTTTCTCGTCTTCGCTTTCAATGCCGCTGCTTGACTTTTCAAGCTCTTTTTCCAGAACGTTTTTTTCCATGAAACTTGTTGTTTCACAGGTCGTTATTTTGGAAGACCTTTGCAAGGAAGAGTCATTCGTGATGTGTTGAGGAGTTGTGCCAACCTGTACCTCAAACTTTGGTTTATCTTGGCTAATTATGGTACTCTGAGTCTTGGACATGGTCATAGTTCCTTCCCCTTTTCCCTCGTCACAGTGATCACCATTGTCGCTGCGGTTGTTCCTGCTCTTCTCCCCGGTATTGGTCTTGGTGGTTGTGTGAGGAAGCCTTGGCGTCGGCGCTGGGCTGGGCCTGCAACTAGCAGGGGCTGTCGAAGGTTTTAGATTCATCATGGCCTGAGCTTGTTTTCTCTTCTCTCGTGCTTTTTTTGACATCTCATAGGCGGTTTGATAAATGCCGGCATATAAGACAAAGAGCGCAATAAGTGGGATCCAGTAGTAGGCGACAATAAGAGAGGTATTAAAAATTGGGTCTTTCAGAAATTGAACCATACACTCGCCCGGTCCTAGGTCGCGGTACCCAATGAAATGCTCCCATCCGAAGATACTTACAAAGAAGAGGAGAGCTGGAACGAGCCATGTCACAAGAACCatcactataacacgattctttGTACGCCAGGACCTGTACTTCGCAGCGATCTTGACAGAACAGAACCTGTCGATGGTGATGAGAAGCACAGTGAATTGGGAGACGAGGCATACTGTGTAGTCCACGGAGAGCCATAGATCACAAAGAATTGGTCCCAGATCCCAGTAGCCCACGAGGACATACACTGTATAGAAGGGCATGGAGACACTCCCTATGAGGATATCAGTAACAGCCAACGAAGCCAGAAAGTAGTTTGAGGGCTGCCTGATGGCTCGCTCGCATATGAAAGCCATCAGTACTAGGATGTTGCCGAAGATGGTTATGATGATACAAAAGGTGAGACACACGCCGATGAAGATGGTGGACGGGAGGCTGAAAGGTGGAGGGCTGTCAAAGATGGAGTACTGGGTGATATTACAAGACGTGGCGTTGCTGTCACACCCGCTGGTCACGTTGTCCAGTGGCCACAGCAGGTCGTGACCAGAGGCGGAATTTGGCCAATCGCCGAGGGAATCGTTGACCACTTTCACCCAGTGAGGTTCATGGTCACTCCACACTTCGTCAGGAGAAGTCACACCCAGCTTCACCTTGCGCCTGTAAATACGAAAGTGGATTAGCAAAATGAATAATGTCACGTGTATAGTTAGAATGTAGAAAAATCTATTCATACTATGTCAAGTACTAATAAATTAAAAGATGTCAAAAAATGTCATATAATGCAACACATACGAAACGTTTCCTTATAACGACCGAAACAACAATGAACACCAGTTCACTGACATTTtagataaacatcaaaaactgATATAAAGGAATGTGAACAACAAATAAGCAAGCATTATACATGTTATGAAAGATCGAGGATGAGACGTGTGTACGGGTACAATCATGCATCACATAAAACAATGATGGGAGGGCGTGAAGAGTGCtaggaggaaagaagagagggagtgagacaAGAAAGGATATTGAAATATAATAGAAAGTAAGGTGCAGGGCGAGATctaaggaggggaaggggggctAAGGTGACAAATAAGGGACTATAGTAAATAAGAGGAATACTTGCCAAGATAATAAAACATGGCACGATGGAATCGTAGAGTTTAATTACATTTTACATAGTCGTACTAACTACACAGTGAATGGATAAAGAAACTgagctcacatacacacacatacaagtatATATTCATaggttaatttatatatatatatatatatatatatatatatatatatatatatatatatatatatatatatatatatatatatatatatatatatacatatgcaaaacaaccactctgaaagaatagaga
Above is a window of Cherax quadricarinatus isolate ZL_2023a chromosome 24, ASM3850222v1, whole genome shotgun sequence DNA encoding:
- the LOC128690758 gene encoding muscarinic acetylcholine receptor gar-2-like — protein: MNRFFYILTIHVTLFILLIHFRIYRRKVKLGVTSPDEVWSDHEPHWVKVVNDSLGDWPNSASGHDLLWPLDNVTSGCDSNATSCNITQYSIFDSPPPFSLPSTIFIGVCLTFCIIITIFGNILVLMAFICERAIRQPSNYFLASLAVTDILIGSVSMPFYTVYVLVGYWDLGPILCDLWLSVDYTVCLVSQFTVLLITIDRFCSVKIAAKYRSWRTKNRVIVMVLVTWLVPALLFFVSIFGWEHFIGYRDLGPGECMVQFLKDPIFNTSLIVAYYWIPLIALFVLYAGIYQTAYEMSKKAREKRKQAQAMMNLKPSTAPASCRPSPAPTPRLPHTTTKTNTGEKSRNNRSDNGDHCDEGKGEGTMTMSKTQSTIISQDKPKFEVQVGTTPQHITNDSSLQRSSKITTCETTSFMEKNVLEKELEKSSSGIESEDEKRDSNTNLSKTEKQTVIQKTPTNESLPKIPEKCLLDSDNSDPTLAQPAIHPLPANSVAALLGTNQGNNEALHNELGNSVVSTLDDLPIVPPPPPRSIESNQLAGHPLAASTPLTPSVTTITEPIAPPAMFADLPVPQRPTSLELKLSVSVSPIYDSVMLMDTSDMKFMDESSVVVPSPVVETPPSSTWTHQDASISLEDLARRLDATTVASSPANTVTPTPMPSIDGNGSLRNDSDSARFTYRLHLSPVKTPSSSDSSPPLPPHPTPTNEYLPPSHPITKPPAPTPPPKDSPSVTAITLAPPTVSVTPSSQPNNLQKSGAPSNGGPPSASLTVTSRGRESSIEPDSCAELPNVAEKPKSKNGVFKSLGKKIRFKKKKKEPEEKKSKSQNRANKALKTISVIMGAFVACWTPYHIIAIMESFCLCTNGHVYMFFYFLCYANSPINPFCYALANQQFKKTFTRLLRGDFHIT